In Niallia sp. FSL W8-0635, one genomic interval encodes:
- the nikB gene encoding nickel ABC transporter permease: MLRFILKRILMLIPVVIGVSIIVFILMQLTPGDPAQILLGPQAGEEDVQNLREQMGLNDPLIVQYFRFLIGIATFDFGTSIQDGQPVLQQILSHFPATIKLTLAAMVVALLIGIPIGIISSTKQYSFFDNVSTLGGLVGFSMPNYWLSMMLILLFSVQLGWLPVSGYGGLIFLVLPAISLGTQTAAVFLRMTRSSMLEVLHSDYIRTARAKGITERKVVYAHALRNALIPIITVVGLQVGALLEGAILTEAVFAWPGIGRFMIDAINAKDFPVVQGSVVFIAFVFVFVNLLVDILYAYVDPRIKAQYK, from the coding sequence ATGTTACGGTTCATTTTGAAGCGGATTCTAATGTTAATACCCGTAGTAATTGGAGTATCGATTATCGTTTTTATTCTAATGCAGTTGACACCAGGTGATCCAGCTCAAATTTTATTAGGACCACAGGCTGGGGAAGAGGATGTACAAAATTTACGGGAACAAATGGGATTAAATGATCCCCTTATTGTTCAATATTTTCGATTTTTAATAGGAATTGCAACCTTCGATTTTGGGACTTCTATACAGGATGGACAACCAGTTCTTCAGCAAATATTAAGTCATTTTCCTGCAACAATAAAATTAACATTGGCAGCAATGGTAGTGGCACTTTTAATCGGGATTCCGATTGGAATCATTTCTTCTACGAAACAATATTCCTTCTTTGATAATGTTTCTACACTTGGTGGATTAGTAGGTTTTTCTATGCCAAATTACTGGCTAAGCATGATGCTAATCTTATTATTTTCTGTTCAATTAGGATGGTTACCTGTTTCGGGATATGGCGGTCTTATTTTCTTAGTGTTACCAGCAATTTCCTTGGGAACGCAAACGGCGGCAGTATTTTTACGAATGACAAGGTCAAGTATGCTGGAGGTTCTGCATTCGGATTATATAAGAACCGCACGAGCGAAAGGAATTACAGAAAGAAAGGTTGTTTATGCACATGCACTTCGAAATGCGCTTATTCCTATTATTACAGTAGTTGGTTTACAGGTTGGAGCATTATTAGAAGGAGCCATTTTAACAGAAGCCGTATTTGCCTGGCCGGGAATAGGAAGGTTTATGATTGATGCAATCAATGCAAAGGACTTCCCCGTTGTACAAGGTAGTGTTGTATTTATCGCATTTGTCTTTGTGTTTGTGAACCTATTGGTAGATATACTTTATGCCTATGTAGATCCAAGAATTAAAGCCCAATATAAATAG